CCAGGACTAGCCGCACGGCCTGCTCTCGGAACTCCTTCGTATACTGCTGTCGCGGGACCTGTTCCATCTCACACCTCCAGCCCTCTCATTCTAGGTTGAAGGCGTCCACTTTTTCGAGCTTACCTCATGGTACGGTCATTGGGGAAATCCAGTGGCAATCGATGGGCGATCTGTTCCGGTGACCACCGGTCGAGGAATCGTGCTTGCACATAGGCGGCCAGTGGGGGATGCGCGAGACGGCCTGCACGCGAAGTTTGCTGGCGCCGCCGCCGGGCATCACGATGGGCCCAATAGCCGGCATACCCACCCCAGGGATCAGTGTTGCGGCGTACTTCCCGACTGACGGTGCTTGGCGCTCGGCTGAGGGCATGGGCAATCTGACGAATCGACCAGCCTAGCATCCGCATCGGGGCAATCGCAGCGCGTTCTTCCAAGCTCAAGTGATGATAACGCATCGTATAACCT
This portion of the Candidatus Nitrospira nitrosa genome encodes:
- a CDS encoding helix-turn-helix domain-containing protein — protein: MRYHHLSLEERAAIAPMRMLGWSIRQIAHALSRAPSTVSREVRRNTDPWGGYAGYWAHRDARRRRQQTSRAGRLAHPPLAAYVQARFLDRWSPEQIAHRLPLDFPNDRTMR